The Chlamydia sp. 04-14 DNA window TTGGGGTTGGAGCCCTGTTTCATTAGGAGTTAGCTGAATGAAGAAAACAATGGTCATTGATACGAGTGTGTTTATTTATGATCCAGAGGCCCTATCATCTTTTGAGGACACACGAATTATCATTCCTTTTACTGTAATTGAGGAGTTGGAATCATTTGCTAAAGATCGTGATGAATCAGCAAAAAATGCTTCGCGAGCTTTGAGTAATATCCGTTTATTACTTGAACGTTTTGGTAGTCATGCTGATGGTATATCTCTTCCTAATGGAGGTGAATTACGTATAGAAGTATCTTCTGTTGCTAACCTAGCTAATGATGAAAAACGCCGAAAACTTCTTACGCTCGAGTTGCTTCAAGTGATAGCACAACGAGAGCCTATGATTTTTGTAACAAAGAGTCTAGGACGTAGAGTCCGTGCTGAAGCCTTAGGGATAGAAGCTCGGGATTATGAAAATAAAAGATTCTCTTTTAGATCTTTATATCGTGGTTATCGTGAACTAAGTGTGTCTGCATCTGATGTGGAAAGCTTTTATACAAATGGATATTTAGATATTCGTTTAGACATAGCTCCATCACCTAATGAATATTTTTTTATTTCAGGAGGAGAGAATTATTTTGCTCTCGGCCGTTATCACGCAGGTGAAGGAAGAATCGTTTCTTTAAAATCTCTTCCAGATAAAATTTGGGGAATAAAACCTTTAAATACCGAACAAAAGTGTGCTTTAGATCTTCTTTTGCGCGATGATATAAAATTAGTTACGCTCATGGGACAAGCAGGATCAGGGAAAACTATTTTAGCTTTAGCAGCAGCTATGCATCAGGTATTTGATAAGGGGAATTATAATAAGTTATTAGTGAGTCGTCCTATCATTCCGATGGGGAAAGATATTGGATTTCTTCCTGGGGTTAAGGAAGAAAAGCTTTTACATTGGATGCAGCCTATCTACGATAATATGGAATTCCTTTTTAATATTAATGGTATGGGAGATTTTTCAGAGGTCTTACAATCTTTGATGGAAGCTAAAAAATTAGAGATGGAAGCTCTGACATATATTCGTGGAAGGTCTTTGCCAAAAGTGTTTATGATCATTGATGAAGCACAGAACCTTACTCCTCATGAGATTAAAACGATTATTTCTCGTGCAGGGAAAGGAACAAAAATTGTTCTAACAGGCGATCCTACACAAATCGATAGTCCATACTTTGATGAAAATTCCAATGGGCTTACCTATTTAGTAGGTAAGTTTCATCATTTGCCTCTTTATGGCCATATGTTTATGACGCGTACGGAACGTTCTGAACTTGCAGCCGCCGCAGCAACTATTTTATAGTTTAGCGATTTAGCCTAGGAAATCTCGGAGTTCTTCTTCAGCAGATTTTTGAGGGGGCAGGGGTTGTTTCTTAGGATCAATATCGGCAGACGTCGGTGCGACATAACCACAGACTTTTTTAAAGTAATTGGTTATCACTCGAATAACTTTGAGAACTACTTGGCAAATAGCTAGAAGACCTTTGATTCCGAAAATTTCTAACCAGGCATCCTCGCGGATCGTAGGCAACGCTTCATTAATTTCGAGACAAGGGGAAATGGTACATATTTTACTATAACCTCCTGTTGGAAGAAGCAAAGCAGTTTCAATATTGGAAATCCCTAATAGAGCACGTAACCCTGTAAAAGTACTAAAAATTGGTAAATAGCTCAGGAAGGATTCACAGCATGAACGGTGCAACGGATTCTGAACAACATGTTGCTTATTTTTTTCAAAATAATGATCCAATTGACCAGTTGACGTGTGCTGGTGATTTACTATTAAAACTGTGTTTTGTGTAATTCTCATGCTTTGCTCAAGCTTGCTATTGTGGGATTTAGAGAGAAACTATAATGCAAAAATAGGTTTTCGAATAGATACTGATTGAAATCTTCGTACATTTCAAGAAATTATTTACTAATTTGATGAAGAGTGGCTTAAGTATCGAAGTGTTGCTTGAGAAAAATTAAAAATATGGAGGTGGAGAGACTCGAACTCTCGTCCTTAGTAAACTCCCTGCTAACCTCTACATGCTTAGTCCCTAGTAGTATTACATTGAATTTCCTCAGCTAAGAACATCTATGGAAACCAACGACTCTCAATAATCTCGAATAGACCCTCTTGAGAATTAGAGAAGGTAAATTCCAACCAGATAGATGACGGTACTTCACAAACCTCTGGTGGAGTTTATGAGCACCGGGTTATCTAGAGGTTATCTAAATAACAACTTTTGCTAATTAAGCAGCTAATCTTTCCTGGGTGAGGTCAGAGAAACTGATAATTTCGCATTCAGCCTTAGGTTCGGCATTTATTGTTTTGTCGGCTTTTTAGGAGGCCAGCCAACGCCCTCCGCATGCAATTAACACTTCATTTCCAAGTCGAAACCTATACACCCCCAGAGCATATTTTAAATTTTTCTTCGCTTTTGTGCAACTCAAGTATCCCTCTATTTTAAATGTTGTCAAGAGAAGGAGAATTTTTCTTAAATTACGAGGGTAAGGTGGACGAAAACCAGAGAAATCTTTATTTTGGGAGTGATTTTACATCTACACGCACTTAACGGCTAAAGCATGAATACGGAAGGCGAAGGGAGCAAGGAAAGTCTTGCTAACAGAGAAGAGAAGATATTGGATTTTTGGAAAACAAACCATATTTTTCAAAAATCGTTAAAAAACAGAGAGGGCAAAACTCTGTATTCTTTTTATGACGGCCCACCGTTTGCTACGGGTCTACCTCATTATGGTCACCTTCTCGCGGGGACAATCAAGGATGTTGTCGGACGTTTCGCTACTATGGACGGATATTATGTTCCTAGACGTTTTGGATGGGATTGTCACGGTGTTCCTGTAGAATATGAGGTAGAAAAATCTCTAGATCTTACCACTCCAGGAGCTATTGAGGACTTTGGGATTGCTAAGTTTAATGAGGAATGTCGAAAGATTGTTTTCCGTTATGTCGATGAGTGGGAACACTACGTGAATCGTTTGGGACGTTGGGTAGACTTTTCTGCTACGTGGAAGACAATGGATGCTTCATTTATGGAAAGTGTCTGGTGGGTATTCCGTTCTCTCTATGATCAGGACCTAGTTTATGAAGGTGTGAAGGTGGTTCCTTTCTCCACGAAATTAGGCACACCTTTATCCAACTTTGAAGCAGGTCAAAATTATAAAGAAGTAGACGATCCTTCCGTAGTTATTAAGTTTGCTTTGCAAGAAGATCCCGCGTCTTTACTAGTATGGACCACAACACCATGGACATTAGTATCCAATATGGCTGCTGCTGTGGGTCCTGAAATTACTTATGTACGTGTTGCGGATAAGGTTTCCAGAGAGGAATGGATCCTAGGTCAGGGATGCTTATCCCGGTGGTTTTCAGACCCAGATTCATATGAAATTTTAGAAAGTTTTCCGGGTACAGCTTTAATAGGGAAAAGCTATGAACCACCCTTTAGCTTTTTTGAACATAAACGTGCAGAAGGAGCTTACAGAATTCTTTCTGGTTCATTTGTAGAGGAAAGCGAAGGTACCGGGGTTGTACACATGGCTCCTGCATTTGGTGAAGCGGACTTCTTTGTATGTAAAGAACACCACGTACCTATAGTGTGTCCTGTGGATAATCACGGCTGCTTTACGGAAGAGATTCCCGAATATCAAGGCCAATATATTAAGAGCTGCGATAAAGGAATTATCAAATCTTTAAAAAATCTAGGAAAGATTTTTTATCATGGGACTGTAATGCACCGTTATCCTTTCTGTTGGAGAACAGACACCCCGTTAATTTACAAAACAGTGAACTCTTGGTTTGTTTCTGTTGAGAAGATCAAGGACAAGATGTTGCGAGCTAACCAGAAAATACACTGGGTTCCAGAGCATATCAAAGAAGGGCGTTTTGGTAAGTGGTTAGAGGGTGCTAGAGATTGGGCAATTAGTAGGAATCGTTATTGGGGAACTCCTATTCCTATTTGGAAAAGTAAAGATGGAGAAGTCTTAGTTATAGGCTCTGTAAAAGAACTTGAAGAGCTTACTGGAGAGAAGATTTCTGATTTACATTGTCATTTTATTGATCAATTAAAAGTTGAAAAAGACGGGAAGACTTTTCAGAGAGTTCCCTATGTATTTGATTGTTGGTTTGATTCAGGCGCTATGCCTTATGCACAAAATCACTATCCTTTTGAAAATCAGAAGGAAACAGAAGCTGGATTTCCTGCAGATTTTATAGCAGAAGGTTTAGATCAGACACGAGGATGGTTCTATACCCTTACGGTGATTTCTTCAGCCTTATTTGATCAGCCAGCGTTTAAAAATGCGATAGTTAACGGTATTGTTTTAGCCGAAGATGGCAATAAGATGTCTAAAAGGCTAAATAACTATCCTAGTCCTATGGGGATTATGAATACCTACGGAGCTGATGCTCTAAGATTGTATTTGTTAGACAGTGTGGTTGTTAAAGCTGAGGATTTACGGTTTTCTGATAAGGGTGTTGAATCTATCCTTAAACAAATTCTCCTGCCCTTAACAAATGTGTTATCTTTTTTCAAAACTTATACAGATCTGTATGGTTTCGATGCTAATAGTTACGATAAGGAAGAGATAACTTATAGCGAGATTGATAGATGGATTCTTTCCAATCTCTATACTGTTGTTGGCAAGGTTCGTGAGAGTATGAGCTCTTATAATTTAAATACTGCTGTCAATCCTTTCGTTACTTTTATTGATGATTTAACAAATTGGTATATTCGTCGTTGCCGTAGACGTTTCTGGGAATCTGAGGACACTCCAGATAGAAGAGCAGCTTTTGCTACACTTTATGAAGTGCTTACTGTTTTCTGTAGAGTAATCGCTCCTTTTATCCCATTTATATCTGAAGATATTTACCAACAGATCAAAACAGAGCATTCTCAAGAGTCTGTACATCTTTGTGATTTTCCTCACATAGATCTTGCTAAAGTATTTCCAGATTTGGAACAACGCATGAGCGACGCTCGAGAGATTGTAGGTCTAGGGCACTCTCTACGTAAGGAGCATAAGTTAAAAGTACGTCAACCTTTAGCGAATTTTTATATAGTAGGTCCTAAAGATCGTTTAGATGAGTTGACTTCTTTTGAGCAACTCATTGCAGAAGAACTCAATGTAAAAAATATCGTATTTTATAAAGAGACACCAAGCTTTGTAAAAACGACTGTGAAACCCAACTTTCGCTCTTTAGGCAAGAGGGTGGGTGAGAAGATAAAAGATGTGCAAAGAGCGCTGAGTAATCTTTCTCAAGAGCAGATACAGCAGTTGCTAAAACAACAATTTCTTCTTCTGAACTTAGGTTCGGAAGAGATTACTTTGGGTATAGATGATGTATTAATTTCTTGGGAGACAGAGTCTGGATATGTTGCTCGAAGTTCTTCGTTATTTACTGTGGTTCTTGATTGCCAGTTAACTGAGGATTTGGTTGTTGAGGCGATTTCTAGGGAATTAGTGAATAAAATTAATACGATGCGTCGTAATCATAAGTTGCATGTTTCTGATCGTATTCTTTTGCAAATAAATACTTCAGAAGATGTCAAAAAGGCATTTCTCCATTACGAAGATTATATTTGCGAAGAGACATTGACTATTCAATTTGAGTTTAAAGATGCTGTTGAGGGTGAAGAATGGGATATCAATGGACATCCTACATTTATCTCTCTTACAGTAGCTTCCGGAGTAAAATAACACTCTAAGATTTCTTCAAAGAAGATTCTCTATAAAACTGAGAGTCTTCTTTATTTCTTCTTATCATTTTTTGGAAATAGGCGGCGATGTCTTTGGTAATACATATGTCCAAAGATATAAACGAAGAACCCTAAAGCTAAACTGTTGACTAAATACCCAGGTAACGTGGTTGGAGCAGGAACGTTTTTTAAATGTCCGAAATGTCCTAAAGGCCAGAAAATCCATAAGGGTGATCCTAAAAGATTCTCCATAGGAACAAAGCCAAATTCACGACTATCAGCGCTCATAGGATAATTATCTCCTAAAACTAAAACATGACCCTCAGGAATTTGTATTCCAAAATTATGAAT harbors:
- a CDS encoding PhoH family protein; the protein is MKKTMVIDTSVFIYDPEALSSFEDTRIIIPFTVIEELESFAKDRDESAKNASRALSNIRLLLERFGSHADGISLPNGGELRIEVSSVANLANDEKRRKLLTLELLQVIAQREPMIFVTKSLGRRVRAEALGIEARDYENKRFSFRSLYRGYRELSVSASDVESFYTNGYLDIRLDIAPSPNEYFFISGGENYFALGRYHAGEGRIVSLKSLPDKIWGIKPLNTEQKCALDLLLRDDIKLVTLMGQAGSGKTILALAAAMHQVFDKGNYNKLLVSRPIIPMGKDIGFLPGVKEEKLLHWMQPIYDNMEFLFNINGMGDFSEVLQSLMEAKKLEMEALTYIRGRSLPKVFMIIDEAQNLTPHEIKTIISRAGKGTKIVLTGDPTQIDSPYFDENSNGLTYLVGKFHHLPLYGHMFMTRTERSELAAAAATIL
- the ileS gene encoding isoleucine--tRNA ligase, coding for MNTEGEGSKESLANREEKILDFWKTNHIFQKSLKNREGKTLYSFYDGPPFATGLPHYGHLLAGTIKDVVGRFATMDGYYVPRRFGWDCHGVPVEYEVEKSLDLTTPGAIEDFGIAKFNEECRKIVFRYVDEWEHYVNRLGRWVDFSATWKTMDASFMESVWWVFRSLYDQDLVYEGVKVVPFSTKLGTPLSNFEAGQNYKEVDDPSVVIKFALQEDPASLLVWTTTPWTLVSNMAAAVGPEITYVRVADKVSREEWILGQGCLSRWFSDPDSYEILESFPGTALIGKSYEPPFSFFEHKRAEGAYRILSGSFVEESEGTGVVHMAPAFGEADFFVCKEHHVPIVCPVDNHGCFTEEIPEYQGQYIKSCDKGIIKSLKNLGKIFYHGTVMHRYPFCWRTDTPLIYKTVNSWFVSVEKIKDKMLRANQKIHWVPEHIKEGRFGKWLEGARDWAISRNRYWGTPIPIWKSKDGEVLVIGSVKELEELTGEKISDLHCHFIDQLKVEKDGKTFQRVPYVFDCWFDSGAMPYAQNHYPFENQKETEAGFPADFIAEGLDQTRGWFYTLTVISSALFDQPAFKNAIVNGIVLAEDGNKMSKRLNNYPSPMGIMNTYGADALRLYLLDSVVVKAEDLRFSDKGVESILKQILLPLTNVLSFFKTYTDLYGFDANSYDKEEITYSEIDRWILSNLYTVVGKVRESMSSYNLNTAVNPFVTFIDDLTNWYIRRCRRRFWESEDTPDRRAAFATLYEVLTVFCRVIAPFIPFISEDIYQQIKTEHSQESVHLCDFPHIDLAKVFPDLEQRMSDAREIVGLGHSLRKEHKLKVRQPLANFYIVGPKDRLDELTSFEQLIAEELNVKNIVFYKETPSFVKTTVKPNFRSLGKRVGEKIKDVQRALSNLSQEQIQQLLKQQFLLLNLGSEEITLGIDDVLISWETESGYVARSSSLFTVVLDCQLTEDLVVEAISRELVNKINTMRRNHKLHVSDRILLQINTSEDVKKAFLHYEDYICEETLTIQFEFKDAVEGEEWDINGHPTFISLTVASGVK